The proteins below are encoded in one region of Leptotrichia sp. OH3620_COT-345:
- a CDS encoding helix-turn-helix transcriptional regulator has protein sequence MDTKEFHRNIYVNLENEIVKSGLSKKEIAKKLGTESSNVSYILNKLKNGNTINTKTLVKFSKVLNISMKNFFKQ, from the coding sequence ATGGATACAAAAGAATTTCATAGAAATATATATGTCAATTTGGAAAATGAAATTGTAAAATCTGGATTAAGTAAAAAAGAAATTGCAAAAAAATTAGGTACTGAAAGTTCGAATGTATCGTACATTCTAAATAAATTAAAAAATGGAAATACTATAAATACTAAAACTTTAGTGAAATTTTCAAAAGTATTGAATATTTCTATGAAAAATTTTTTTAAACAATAA
- a CDS encoding type II toxin-antitoxin system HicB family antitoxin, with the protein MVIVYPAIFHKAVEGGYVVIFPDLNNGATQGETLEEAIEMAQDYIGTYLYDDFLNGNELPKASSIEDIKINLEEEEKEYYRENESFTSLVNLNMKRYVNECKSQTVRKNVSIPSWLNEMAKRSNINFSNVLQEALKQELGID; encoded by the coding sequence ATGGTTATAGTTTATCCTGCAATTTTTCATAAAGCGGTTGAAGGAGGTTATGTAGTAATATTCCCCGATTTAAATAATGGTGCTACACAAGGAGAAACACTTGAAGAAGCTATAGAAATGGCACAGGATTATATTGGAACTTATTTATATGATGATTTTTTGAATGGAAATGAATTGCCGAAAGCGAGTAGTATAGAAGATATAAAAATAAATTTGGAAGAAGAAGAAAAGGAATATTATAGGGAAAATGAGAGTTTTACTTCTTTAGTAAACTTAAATATGAAAAGATATGTTAATGAATGCAAAAGCCAGACAGTAAGAAAGAATGTTTCAATTCCGAGCTGGTTAAATGAAATGGCTAAAAGAAGTAATATAAATTTTTCAAATGTGCTTCAGGAAGCATTAAAACAAGAATTAGGTATAGATTAA
- a CDS encoding helix-turn-helix domain-containing protein codes for MAKKTVNKKTNFTTIHNKLINDDNISLKAKGIMLYMLSKPEDWNYNPKEIAKNSKDGLDSVYSGIKELIEAGYISRIRHSDGTVDYFVFEDIEENDVIDFSKKESQNPNRENPNRENPNRENPNRENPDVYKRKNTTKERIILNIEYTKEKNTKKEIEDFINSQDKTEEYKNLLFEFVRYRRKIKDSVKTTGPIKLLLKNFSDEVALKEALEYMDLYNWKTAEPEWIENKKRGGKNGNSNNVGNGKKQTRKPDYNIEADF; via the coding sequence GTGGCTAAAAAAACAGTAAATAAAAAAACAAATTTTACAACCATACATAACAAATTAATAAATGATGATAACATATCTTTAAAAGCTAAAGGAATAATGCTTTATATGTTATCAAAGCCTGAAGATTGGAATTATAATCCTAAAGAGATAGCAAAAAATTCAAAAGACGGGTTAGATTCTGTGTATTCGGGGATAAAAGAGTTAATAGAAGCGGGATATATAAGCAGAATACGGCATTCTGACGGAACGGTAGATTATTTTGTTTTTGAAGATATAGAAGAAAATGATGTAATTGATTTTTCTAAAAAAGAAAGTCAAAACCCAAATCGGGAAAACCCAAATCGGGAAAACCCAAATCGGGAAAACCCAAATCGGGAAAATCCCGATGTATATAAAAGAAAGAATACTACTAAAGAAAGAATAATACTAAATATTGAATATACTAAAGAAAAAAATACCAAAAAAGAAATTGAGGATTTTATAAATTCACAAGATAAAACTGAAGAATATAAAAATCTTCTGTTTGAATTCGTCCGATATAGGAGGAAAATAAAAGATAGTGTAAAAACAACGGGTCCTATTAAATTGTTGTTAAAAAATTTTAGTGATGAAGTTGCTTTAAAAGAAGCTTTGGAATACATGGACTTATATAACTGGAAGACGGCAGAGCCTGAATGGATAGAAAATAAAAAACGAGGAGGCAAGAATGGGAATAGTAACAATGTCGGAAATGGTAAAAAACAAACAAGAAAACCCGACTACAATATCGAAGCAGACTTCTAA
- a CDS encoding ABC-three component system middle component 8, translated as MIRPDKFMDLKTSVLFVSGEIIKQILKNKNKRIKYSDLYNFFYEKYKEDTEYNFPPALNFLFLLDKIEYSLSKDEVRLKNEIS; from the coding sequence ATGATAAGACCAGATAAATTTATGGATTTAAAAACATCTGTGTTATTTGTATCAGGAGAAATTATAAAACAAATTTTAAAAAACAAAAATAAAAGAATAAAATATTCAGATTTGTATAATTTTTTTTACGAGAAATATAAAGAAGATACAGAATATAATTTCCCTCCTGCTCTTAATTTTTTATTTTTGCTAGATAAAATAGAATACTCTCTTTCAAAAGATGAGGTGAGATTAAAAAATGAAATTAGTTAA
- a CDS encoding DUF2326 domain-containing protein, protein MKLVKIFSNKKEFKEIEFNEHFNIIVGKKTRETNDENNKKKDSHNLGKTSLVNLIDFLLLKRINEESIFKRHFNLFKEHIFYLELLLDSGKYLLIKRSVEKNSKISFALLESKLKELDEEKIVWEHVDLPYEKAKKLLNNVYLDFNVLKKYDYRTYLRMIFLKDKDSFSKKMKNPYKGSDFEWKNKLLYLFGFDNHIFEEKKELEEKLKVLKKESPKNITTMIDKKRTEILEFEDNISELEKNIDVHNDYSFDKNVTEETVKNISSEISKYNQKRYNLSIDIEKISTALEEEINAIDLDQLENVFKEVNLYFPEQLKKNYKELIEFNKIIFVEREKALKNKLSKLSNESNEVNQKLEFLNKQREKNIKILNENEFYKKKAKEIIELEIQKEKLEKLKIELEELEKKLENITEKTEIENKHNTIVSKLKIEVSRDNETYNDIKKIFQKITKKIFPERNGRIIINLNKENNPEFDLYLEDKLENRTSEDDGGTYKGILMACFCLSIASYYSRFNYHKFLFQDGMLEGGDNRKKKLLIELIKELCVEYDLQYITTAIEDEINDNEVKKLLDKENIIAKLTDEDNGKGTLFGFQF, encoded by the coding sequence ATGAAATTAGTTAAAATTTTTTCTAATAAAAAAGAATTTAAAGAAATAGAATTCAATGAACATTTTAATATAATAGTTGGAAAAAAAACAAGAGAAACAAATGATGAAAATAACAAAAAAAAAGACAGCCATAATTTAGGAAAAACATCATTAGTAAATTTAATTGATTTTTTACTATTAAAGCGGATTAATGAAGAAAGTATTTTTAAAAGACATTTTAATTTATTTAAAGAACATATTTTTTATTTGGAACTATTACTTGATAGTGGAAAATATCTTTTAATTAAACGTAGTGTGGAAAAAAACTCGAAGATATCTTTTGCTTTATTAGAATCAAAATTAAAAGAACTAGACGAAGAAAAAATTGTGTGGGAACATGTAGACTTACCTTATGAAAAAGCCAAAAAATTATTGAATAATGTTTATTTAGATTTTAATGTCTTAAAAAAATATGATTATAGAACATATTTAAGGATGATTTTTCTTAAAGATAAAGATTCTTTTTCTAAAAAAATGAAAAATCCATATAAAGGTTCAGACTTTGAATGGAAAAATAAATTATTGTATTTATTTGGCTTTGATAATCATATTTTTGAAGAGAAAAAAGAGTTAGAGGAAAAGTTAAAGGTTCTAAAAAAGGAAAGCCCCAAAAATATTACCACAATGATAGATAAAAAGAGAACTGAAATTCTTGAATTTGAAGACAATATCTCAGAACTTGAAAAAAATATAGATGTTCATAATGATTATTCTTTTGACAAAAATGTAACAGAAGAAACTGTTAAAAATATTTCCAGTGAGATTTCTAAATATAACCAAAAAAGATATAATCTTTCTATTGATATAGAAAAAATAAGCACAGCATTGGAAGAAGAAATAAACGCTATTGATTTGGATCAATTAGAAAATGTATTTAAGGAAGTTAATTTATACTTTCCTGAACAATTGAAAAAGAATTATAAAGAATTGATAGAATTTAATAAAATAATTTTTGTAGAGAGAGAAAAAGCCTTAAAAAATAAATTATCAAAATTATCTAATGAATCCAATGAAGTAAATCAAAAGTTGGAATTTTTAAATAAACAGAGAGAAAAAAATATAAAAATTTTAAATGAAAATGAGTTTTATAAAAAGAAAGCCAAAGAAATAATTGAATTAGAAATTCAAAAAGAGAAATTGGAAAAATTAAAAATTGAATTAGAAGAACTAGAAAAAAAACTAGAAAACATTACTGAAAAAACAGAAATAGAAAATAAACACAATACTATTGTTAGTAAATTAAAAATAGAAGTATCAAGAGATAATGAAACTTATAATGATATAAAAAAAATATTTCAAAAGATAACAAAAAAAATTTTTCCAGAAAGAAATGGAAGAATAATAATAAATTTGAACAAAGAAAATAACCCCGAATTTGATTTATATTTAGAAGATAAACTTGAAAACAGAACATCTGAAGATGATGGCGGAACATATAAGGGTATTCTAATGGCTTGTTTTTGCTTGTCAATAGCTAGTTATTATTCTCGATTTAATTATCACAAATTTTTATTTCAAGATGGTATGTTAGAAGGCGGAGATAATCGGAAGAAAAAGCTTCTCATAGAATTGATAAAAGAACTTTGTGTAGAATATGATTTACAATATATTACTACTGCTATTGAAGACGAAATTAATGACAATGAAGTAAAAAAACTTCTTGATAAAGAAAATATAATTGCCAAATTAACAGATGAAGATAATGGAAAAGGTACGTTGTTTGGATTTCAATTTTAA
- a CDS encoding ATP-binding protein, whose protein sequence is MGIVTMSEMVKNKQENPTTISKQTSNMVETVSFGIFDNERNKKLINYYKNISTLPRKISECTFEKSVVKSEKELEIKSKLEKYCENFEKALKHGIGLYLYGKRGTGKTFYSLCIFNELSIRYRVYRTSLMEINNKIKSSFQDKNTTEHGIINDLLNADLIILDDLGKEYLSESWGKEKLFYIFNKLYEAEKCLIISTTLDMEQMKEYLSINGSDDVFDRVTENCRSLKFDWESRRKTIKEEIKKEIFG, encoded by the coding sequence ATGGGAATAGTAACAATGTCGGAAATGGTAAAAAACAAACAAGAAAACCCGACTACAATATCGAAGCAGACTTCTAATATGGTAGAAACTGTGAGTTTTGGGATATTCGATAATGAAAGAAATAAAAAGTTGATAAATTATTATAAAAATATTTCGACATTACCCAGAAAAATTTCAGAATGTACATTTGAAAAATCGGTTGTGAAGAGCGAAAAGGAACTGGAAATAAAATCTAAGCTTGAAAAATACTGTGAAAATTTTGAAAAAGCTTTAAAACATGGGATAGGATTATATCTCTATGGAAAAAGAGGAACAGGAAAAACATTTTACAGTCTGTGTATTTTTAATGAATTATCAATCAGATACAGGGTTTATCGTACAAGCTTGATGGAAATAAATAACAAGATAAAAAGTTCTTTTCAGGACAAAAATACAACGGAACATGGAATTATTAATGATTTACTGAATGCGGATCTCATAATTTTAGATGATTTAGGAAAGGAATATCTGAGCGAAAGTTGGGGAAAAGAGAAACTGTTTTATATTTTTAACAAGCTTTATGAAGCAGAAAAATGTTTGATAATATCAACGACTTTAGATATGGAACAGATGAAAGAGTATTTAAGTATTAATGGAAGTGATGATGTATTTGATAGGGTGACCGAAAACTGTAGAAGCTTAAAATTTGACTGGGAAAGTAGACGTAAAACGATTAAAGAAGAAATCAAAAAGGAGATATTCGGATGA
- a CDS encoding type II toxin-antitoxin system HicA family toxin yields MPMTSKEMIKFLKKNGFVEIQGGKGSHRKFINHSTGKITIVPYHSKELKKGMEQVILKQAGLKK; encoded by the coding sequence ATGCCGATGACGTCAAAGGAAATGATTAAATTTCTAAAAAAGAATGGCTTTGTTGAAATACAAGGTGGCAAAGGTTCTCATAGGAAATTTATTAATCATAGTACTGGTAAAATAACGATAGTTCCGTATCACTCAAAGGAATTGAAAAAGGGTATGGAACAAGTTATTTTAAAACAGGCAGGACTAAAAAAATAG